A part of Pontibacillus halophilus JSM 076056 = DSM 19796 genomic DNA contains:
- a CDS encoding GNAT family N-acetyltransferase has product MEIVATSEISKSKVNHFFEVQWGTTEMVISSGIYDCSQLNGYAVFDSNNAIIGLITYIIIKDECEIISLDSMEENKGIGTSLLQAVERTALENECKCINLITTNDNLLALKFYQKRGYELAQLLRYAVDEARRLKPEIPLEGNDGIPIRDEIKLEKVLY; this is encoded by the coding sequence ATGGAGATTGTAGCAACTAGTGAGATTTCAAAGTCTAAAGTTAATCATTTCTTTGAAGTGCAATGGGGTACCACAGAAATGGTTATTTCTTCTGGCATCTATGATTGCAGTCAATTAAATGGGTATGCCGTATTCGATTCAAACAACGCAATTATAGGGTTAATCACATACATAATCATCAAAGACGAATGCGAAATTATCTCTTTAGATAGCATGGAAGAGAACAAAGGGATAGGCACCTCACTATTGCAAGCAGTAGAGAGAACTGCATTAGAGAATGAGTGCAAGTGTATAAACCTCATAACGACTAATGACAATTTGTTAGCACTTAAGTTCTACCAGAAACGAGGCTATGAGTTAGCACAACTCTTAAGATATGCAGTAGACGAAGCAAGGAGGTTGAAGCCAGAGATCCCATTAGAAGGAAACGACGGGATTCCAATCAGAGACGAGATAAAATTGGAGAAGGTATTATACTGA